A stretch of Planctomicrobium piriforme DNA encodes these proteins:
- a CDS encoding winged helix-turn-helix transcriptional regulator: MSRNGLSPGCDARSPEPVIEQEPAGLWISFPYSRAIVERTGNAKTSGKTSGKTSGKTSGKTSGKTSGKRLAKTARGIVDLMQKFPDITIPELAKKLGRTERAIELQINQLKERQVIRRIGPAHGGQWEVTE, translated from the coding sequence GTGAGCCGGAACGGTTTGTCACCGGGCTGCGACGCCCGTTCTCCCGAACCGGTGATCGAACAGGAACCTGCAGGGTTGTGGATCTCGTTCCCCTACTCGCGTGCGATCGTGGAGCGGACAGGGAACGCCAAAACTTCGGGAAAAACTTCGGGAAAAACTTCGGGAAAAACTTCGGGAAAAACTTCGGGAAAAACTTCGGGAAAGCGCCTGGCCAAAACGGCCCGAGGAATTGTCGATCTGATGCAGAAGTTCCCCGACATCACGATCCCGGAACTCGCCAAAAAACTCGGTCGTACGGAACGGGCCATTGAGCTGCAGATCAATCAACTCAAGGAACGCCAGGTCATTCGCCGAATCGGACCGGCCCACGGCGGGCAGTGGGAGGTGACGGAATGA
- a CDS encoding inverse autotransporter beta domain-containing protein, with translation MPRPSHTLPVSFVTRAANLRTWCLLLAALLAFPCGTAVRAEDESGALSFPETEDEPEPTASYSGKSAGSGQKAKQPDKMSGIDGRIGFIGLPTFGRDDSIVPIELFPYLQMDKQILFGDFRGFIGTNGKVGGNAGVGFRFIEPNDIALFGVNGFYDADNSTGKTFQQLSVGWEARTRMLGAFGNVYIPVGKTDQVISSYNFNERFDNHSILFDVSSLTGQSMSGMDLNFQAFLPGDFAQAHQIQATAGWYSFQATNVDSINGYKMQLQGNIVPALTMLTMLTHDKTFGTNFSIGGFFRFGTRELPDIDLNGQLRRFVDRNYNVIVSQKREIQSGLEAINPLTGNAYVVQHVGANGGAGTGTEADPYTSVGDAQNAPGGADIIFVEQGTTLNESIVLANGQSLFGEGANVTVNDSRYGAIRLPGAASTGATPIITAPGDGVTMANNTRLAGFMIQDTIGRGIVANNVNKFKIEDVTIEDAGAEGIWVSDSKAGTISDVTINGGASDGIAIIGIDDVLTLNDIYINGVAGNGVNIGGGHGSIYFHDDLIVQNAGQAAFAVSNLETLVVVDDKGTPAVADDVTTTTTGLVSVDKLVVRNTTGGKGISLDHNEGIIGFSAVDIETANASSVYVRDTENMQILNGYLTSTNAAAADIDGSGINIALTKLQATGGQNGLRFVDTTGQFTVYGTGDLGTGGKIMSTNTAIYMEDGPGVALQTVDFASNGTVAYVNGGDSLIITGSNITQTANTIIDATNLTMLQVYDSQFTNNALSSGTGILFQANTTGSYTASVTNNTVVDAKGTFFKTQTLAGGEGASLAYSFQSNEIALGSANGVAASVDWTGPLTAYMISNKITGSLGNQTALRLHTGSSTSQAQALITQNTITLAGDSSTGVDIDMGSTSTLYVTSNAITFNGLNGTGVRSTLRKAGGMNVSGNIIIDNLGGATGILFDSVEHLSTLVLNSNSIDLSHASTFVDRGIVLSAISNADANVTSPFVTFVSTASNTVQGATTSYTLPATGARGTLLINNISVQ, from the coding sequence ATGCCGCGACCTTCCCATACTCTGCCTGTGTCGTTTGTCACCCGTGCCGCAAACCTGCGGACCTGGTGCCTGTTGCTCGCGGCGCTGCTGGCGTTCCCGTGTGGAACGGCGGTTCGCGCTGAAGACGAGTCGGGCGCCCTCAGCTTTCCTGAGACCGAGGACGAGCCGGAACCGACTGCCAGCTATTCAGGCAAATCGGCCGGGTCGGGGCAAAAAGCAAAGCAGCCGGACAAAATGAGCGGCATCGACGGCCGCATCGGCTTCATCGGGCTACCGACGTTCGGCCGCGATGACAGCATCGTGCCGATCGAGCTGTTCCCATACCTGCAGATGGACAAACAGATTCTCTTCGGAGACTTCCGGGGATTCATCGGCACGAACGGCAAAGTGGGCGGCAACGCGGGGGTCGGCTTTCGCTTTATCGAACCCAATGACATTGCCCTGTTCGGCGTAAACGGCTTCTACGATGCCGACAATTCCACCGGCAAAACATTTCAGCAGTTGTCAGTCGGGTGGGAAGCGCGCACCCGCATGCTGGGCGCGTTCGGAAACGTCTACATCCCGGTCGGAAAAACGGATCAGGTGATCTCCAGTTACAACTTCAACGAACGGTTCGACAATCACTCGATTCTGTTCGACGTCAGCAGCCTGACCGGGCAGTCGATGTCCGGGATGGATCTGAATTTCCAGGCATTCCTGCCGGGCGACTTCGCACAGGCACATCAAATTCAGGCAACCGCCGGCTGGTATTCGTTTCAGGCCACGAATGTTGATTCGATCAATGGATACAAGATGCAGTTGCAGGGAAACATTGTCCCGGCACTGACGATGCTGACGATGCTGACGCACGACAAGACGTTCGGCACCAACTTTTCAATCGGCGGCTTCTTCCGCTTCGGCACGCGTGAACTGCCGGATATCGACCTGAACGGCCAGCTACGCCGTTTTGTCGACCGCAACTACAACGTAATCGTATCGCAGAAGCGAGAAATTCAGTCCGGACTCGAAGCGATCAATCCGCTCACCGGCAACGCCTATGTGGTGCAGCATGTGGGCGCCAACGGCGGCGCCGGCACAGGCACTGAAGCCGATCCGTACACGAGCGTTGGCGATGCACAAAATGCTCCTGGAGGAGCCGACATCATCTTTGTCGAGCAGGGGACGACTCTCAACGAGTCGATCGTGCTGGCAAACGGACAGTCATTGTTCGGAGAAGGCGCGAACGTCACCGTGAACGACAGTCGCTATGGAGCCATCCGCCTCCCCGGCGCAGCGAGTACTGGCGCCACGCCGATTATCACCGCGCCGGGTGACGGCGTGACGATGGCGAATAACACCCGTCTGGCTGGATTCATGATTCAGGACACCATTGGGCGGGGAATTGTCGCCAATAACGTCAACAAATTCAAAATCGAAGATGTGACGATCGAAGATGCCGGCGCCGAGGGAATCTGGGTTTCCGATTCCAAGGCCGGCACCATCAGCGACGTCACGATCAACGGCGGGGCCAGCGACGGGATCGCGATCATCGGCATCGATGACGTGCTGACTCTCAACGACATCTACATCAACGGCGTCGCCGGCAATGGCGTGAACATCGGCGGCGGCCATGGCAGCATCTATTTTCATGATGACTTGATCGTGCAGAACGCCGGCCAGGCTGCCTTCGCCGTGAGCAACCTTGAAACCCTAGTGGTCGTCGATGATAAAGGAACTCCCGCCGTGGCGGACGATGTGACGACGACCACGACGGGTCTCGTTTCGGTCGACAAACTGGTCGTGCGGAATACAACCGGCGGAAAAGGGATCAGTCTGGATCACAACGAAGGGATCATCGGCTTCAGTGCGGTCGATATCGAAACCGCCAATGCCTCGTCGGTGTACGTTCGCGATACCGAAAACATGCAGATTCTCAACGGCTACCTGACCTCAACCAATGCGGCCGCGGCTGACATTGACGGCTCTGGCATCAACATCGCGCTCACCAAACTGCAGGCCACGGGCGGCCAGAATGGATTGCGGTTCGTCGACACCACCGGCCAGTTCACAGTCTATGGAACCGGAGACCTGGGGACCGGCGGCAAGATCATGAGCACCAACACTGCCATCTACATGGAAGACGGCCCGGGAGTCGCCTTGCAGACGGTCGACTTCGCCAGCAACGGCACAGTCGCCTACGTCAACGGGGGCGACAGCCTGATCATCACCGGATCGAACATCACCCAGACGGCGAATACGATCATCGACGCCACCAATCTGACCATGCTGCAAGTGTACGATTCCCAGTTCACGAACAACGCACTCTCTTCCGGCACCGGCATTCTCTTCCAGGCCAACACGACCGGCAGTTACACCGCTTCGGTGACTAACAACACCGTGGTTGACGCCAAAGGGACGTTTTTCAAGACGCAGACGCTCGCCGGCGGCGAAGGGGCCTCGCTGGCCTACTCGTTTCAGTCGAACGAAATTGCCCTCGGTTCCGCGAACGGAGTTGCCGCCTCCGTCGACTGGACCGGTCCCCTCACTGCTTACATGATCAGCAACAAGATCACCGGCAGCCTGGGCAATCAGACAGCCCTCCGGTTGCATACTGGATCGTCCACCAGTCAGGCCCAGGCACTGATCACTCAGAACACAATCACTCTCGCTGGCGACAGCAGCACCGGCGTCGATATCGACATGGGATCGACCTCCACTCTGTATGTCACCAGCAACGCGATTACGTTCAACGGCCTGAACGGGACCGGGGTTCGTTCCACGCTCCGCAAGGCCGGCGGGATGAACGTCTCGGGAAACATTATCATCGACAACCTCGGCGGCGCGACCGGAATTCTGTTCGACTCGGTCGAACACCTCTCGACGCTGGTGCTCAACTCGAACTCCATCGACCTGTCGCACGCCAGCACCTTTGTCGACCGCGGAATCGTACTGTCGGCCATCTCGAACGCCGATGCGAACGTCACCAGCCCGTTCGTCACATTCGTGTCGACCGCCAGCAATACGGTTCAGGGAGCAACGACCTCCTACACGCTCCCCGCCACCGGCGCCCGCGGCACCCTGCTGATCAACAACATCTCGGTACAGTAG
- a CDS encoding FG-GAP repeat domain-containing protein, with translation MVRNELASTVRALFAFSLLTAVVTAAEPAKPLLPGAERLKYQSPGLVVDLGVGLWAWPLPMDWDQDGDLDLVVSCPDVPYAGTYFFENPGQQGAMPVFKPGVKVGPPIPNGMPSYVNGHVRFLSPAKEYVDFRQNGFSKPVEIYPKGNIHPNKVRANQWRYTDYDGDGAVDLIVGVGDWTEYGWDNAFDKSGNWTRGPLHGYVYFLKNSGTNDSPKYDDPVQVHAAGKPVDTYGEPTPNFADFDGDGDLDLLCGEFLDGFNYFENTGSRTQPVYAAARRLQHAGQELKLDLEMIVPVAIDWDQDGDVDLIVGDEDGRVAFVEHSGKVLSGVPQFLPPRYFQQQADDVKFGALVSPCSVDWDGDGDEDLVCGNSAGYVGFIENLDGGNPPRWAAPKLLKGGDETIRIQAGPNGSIQGPCEAKWGYTTLSAADWNGDDLPDLVVNGIWGKVLWYENVGTRTQPKLKPAQSVSITWPEGTTATKPAWFWWEPAANEFVTQWRTMPAVIDWNRDGMVDLVMLDHEGYLTFFGRQQTPNGLTLKPGQRLFQDTKGNPLRLNAKNAGGSGRRKFCLTDWDGDGKIDLLLDSKSVNFWKNVSKDDATCVFEDQGPVTELRLAGHDTSPTPVHWSGPGLPDLVIGAEDGRFYLVRNPNRKQ, from the coding sequence ATGGTGCGGAATGAATTGGCGTCGACAGTGCGGGCGTTATTCGCCTTCAGTTTGCTGACGGCTGTGGTCACTGCTGCCGAACCTGCGAAGCCCCTGTTGCCGGGCGCGGAGCGATTGAAGTACCAGTCGCCGGGGTTGGTGGTTGACCTGGGGGTTGGGCTCTGGGCGTGGCCGCTGCCGATGGACTGGGACCAGGACGGCGATCTCGATCTGGTGGTCTCGTGCCCGGACGTGCCATACGCAGGGACTTACTTCTTTGAGAATCCCGGCCAGCAAGGGGCGATGCCGGTCTTCAAACCCGGCGTCAAAGTAGGACCGCCCATTCCGAACGGTATGCCGTCGTATGTGAATGGTCACGTTCGCTTCCTCTCTCCGGCGAAAGAATACGTCGACTTCCGACAGAACGGATTCAGCAAGCCGGTCGAGATCTATCCGAAGGGGAACATTCACCCCAATAAGGTTCGGGCGAATCAGTGGCGGTATACCGACTACGACGGCGACGGCGCTGTCGACTTGATTGTGGGAGTTGGGGACTGGACGGAATATGGTTGGGACAACGCCTTCGACAAATCCGGCAATTGGACGCGTGGGCCGCTGCATGGGTACGTCTACTTCCTCAAGAACAGCGGCACGAACGACTCACCCAAATATGATGATCCCGTTCAGGTTCATGCGGCCGGTAAGCCGGTCGACACCTATGGCGAGCCGACTCCGAACTTCGCGGACTTCGATGGTGATGGTGATCTCGACTTGCTCTGCGGAGAGTTTCTCGACGGCTTCAATTACTTCGAGAACACCGGCTCGCGCACGCAGCCTGTGTATGCGGCTGCCCGGCGCCTGCAGCACGCTGGTCAAGAGTTGAAGTTGGATCTGGAGATGATCGTCCCGGTGGCAATTGACTGGGACCAGGACGGCGATGTCGATCTGATTGTCGGCGATGAAGATGGCCGCGTGGCATTCGTCGAACATTCCGGCAAGGTGCTCTCAGGCGTGCCGCAGTTTCTGCCTCCCCGCTATTTCCAGCAGCAGGCCGACGACGTGAAGTTCGGCGCTTTGGTCTCCCCGTGCAGCGTCGACTGGGATGGTGACGGGGATGAGGATCTGGTGTGCGGGAACTCGGCCGGGTATGTGGGTTTCATCGAGAACCTGGACGGCGGCAATCCCCCGCGCTGGGCAGCGCCCAAGTTGCTCAAAGGGGGCGACGAGACAATTCGCATTCAGGCTGGCCCGAACGGTTCGATCCAAGGCCCCTGTGAAGCGAAATGGGGCTATACCACGTTGAGCGCAGCCGACTGGAATGGCGATGACCTGCCAGACCTGGTGGTGAACGGGATCTGGGGCAAGGTGCTGTGGTATGAGAACGTCGGCACACGAACTCAACCGAAACTCAAACCGGCCCAGTCGGTCTCCATCACCTGGCCGGAAGGGACGACTGCAACCAAGCCGGCCTGGTTTTGGTGGGAACCGGCCGCGAATGAGTTCGTCACCCAGTGGCGAACCATGCCGGCAGTGATCGACTGGAACCGCGACGGCATGGTCGATTTGGTCATGCTCGACCACGAAGGCTATCTGACGTTCTTCGGACGCCAGCAAACGCCGAACGGTCTCACACTAAAACCCGGCCAGCGCCTGTTCCAGGACACCAAAGGCAACCCGTTACGGTTGAACGCCAAGAACGCGGGCGGCAGCGGGCGACGCAAGTTCTGTCTGACCGACTGGGACGGCGACGGGAAGATCGACCTGCTGCTCGATAGCAAGAGCGTCAACTTCTGGAAGAATGTCTCCAAAGACGATGCGACCTGCGTCTTCGAAGATCAGGGGCCAGTGACCGAATTGCGTCTGGCCGGGCACGACACCAGCCCGACGCCGGTCCATTGGTCAGGCCCCGGTTTGCCGGACCTGGTGATCGGGGCGGAAGATGGGCGGTTCTATCTGGTCCGGAACCCGAACCGAAAACAGTGA
- a CDS encoding GH39 family glycosyl hydrolase encodes MPFLIMLLLLLTPLFLQAGTPHPSLPKAGSLEGLGVNIHFVDAKPGEIEMIEDGGFQWVRMDLFWSSIETAKGVYNFTGYDRLLAALEKQKIHPIFILAYENNLYCADRSVQTPEARAAYAKWAAACVSHFKGHGILWEIWNEPNHKGFWKPMVNVQEYSSMALEACKAIRTAAPNECIIGPGLANIDLPYVEECFKAGLLDYWDAVSVHPYRQTGPEPAIQEYSQLRQLIAKYAPAGREIPILSAEWGYSTTWFNSDDERQAKYLAREFLVNLSNNIPLSIWYDWHDDGEDAAEKEHRFGIVYFKHFPGRKLPYDPKPAYQAMKTLASTLKRFEFVKRIATTSADDYVLLFQRGKDQRLAVWTSTDIRHEIELPASAGEFEIVSLLGDKRTKLTAKRSSLKVSLSESVQYLIPKVPNQGLADAPVAHPLELTMAPRPGSELLVRVVNPTQQAFQGKATILTSAIIKPKVTEQPLTFATGEMEKVLSFPLPAKLPEIADIGIRIDNEQNQTIAQLLPKKYRMVSADYLKTAQIHPDGEKSVGSDQSMSLASAPPEWPGNVGPAYQIDYRFDEGWKYLIVNNTDPKLRAIKDEPAAFGIWIYGDDQRLVAPRMRVFDASGQTWQPTYGDITWKGWRFVRLELTPSITHWGGAKDHVLHFPLQWDQIFLLDNTSRKATKGTIYIAAPVVLY; translated from the coding sequence ATGCCTTTTTTGATCATGCTATTGCTGCTGCTGACTCCATTGTTCTTACAGGCAGGCACGCCGCATCCCTCACTGCCGAAGGCCGGTTCGCTCGAAGGGCTGGGAGTCAATATTCACTTCGTGGACGCCAAGCCCGGTGAAATCGAAATGATCGAGGACGGCGGTTTTCAATGGGTGCGCATGGACCTGTTCTGGTCTTCGATCGAAACCGCGAAAGGGGTCTACAACTTCACCGGCTACGACCGCCTGCTGGCGGCGCTCGAGAAGCAGAAGATTCATCCGATCTTCATTCTTGCCTACGAAAACAATCTCTACTGTGCCGACCGTTCCGTGCAGACGCCTGAAGCCCGCGCGGCCTATGCGAAATGGGCTGCCGCCTGCGTTTCGCACTTCAAAGGTCACGGCATCCTTTGGGAAATCTGGAACGAGCCCAACCACAAAGGGTTCTGGAAACCGATGGTGAACGTGCAGGAGTACTCGTCCATGGCGCTGGAAGCCTGCAAAGCGATTCGCACCGCCGCCCCCAACGAGTGCATCATCGGGCCAGGTCTCGCGAACATCGATCTCCCCTATGTCGAAGAGTGCTTCAAGGCGGGCTTGCTCGACTACTGGGATGCCGTCTCGGTTCACCCGTATCGACAGACCGGGCCCGAGCCCGCGATTCAGGAGTATTCTCAGCTCCGACAGTTGATTGCGAAGTATGCGCCGGCCGGTCGAGAGATCCCGATTCTCTCCGCGGAATGGGGCTATTCCACCACCTGGTTCAACTCCGACGACGAGCGCCAGGCGAAATACCTCGCACGCGAATTCCTGGTCAATCTCTCAAACAACATTCCACTTTCGATCTGGTACGACTGGCACGACGACGGTGAAGATGCCGCCGAGAAAGAACATCGTTTCGGAATCGTCTACTTCAAGCACTTTCCCGGCCGCAAATTGCCCTACGACCCCAAGCCGGCCTATCAGGCGATGAAAACGCTGGCCTCTACGCTCAAACGCTTTGAGTTCGTCAAACGGATCGCCACCACCTCGGCTGACGACTATGTGCTGCTCTTTCAACGTGGGAAGGACCAGCGGCTGGCGGTCTGGACCAGCACCGACATCCGGCACGAGATCGAACTCCCCGCCAGCGCGGGCGAGTTTGAAATCGTCTCGCTTCTCGGAGACAAACGAACGAAGCTCACCGCCAAACGCAGCTCTCTCAAAGTCTCGCTGTCCGAGAGCGTGCAGTACCTCATTCCCAAAGTTCCGAATCAGGGGCTGGCCGATGCACCGGTTGCTCACCCGCTGGAACTCACGATGGCCCCCCGGCCTGGTTCCGAACTGCTCGTGCGCGTGGTGAACCCCACGCAGCAGGCGTTTCAGGGGAAGGCGACCATCCTGACCTCGGCGATCATCAAACCGAAAGTGACCGAGCAACCGCTGACGTTCGCCACAGGTGAAATGGAAAAGGTGCTGTCGTTCCCGTTGCCAGCCAAGCTTCCGGAGATCGCCGACATCGGGATTCGCATCGACAACGAACAGAACCAGACGATCGCCCAACTGCTGCCGAAAAAATATCGAATGGTCTCGGCCGACTACCTGAAGACGGCACAAATTCACCCAGACGGAGAAAAGAGCGTCGGCTCAGATCAGTCGATGTCGCTCGCCAGTGCCCCGCCCGAGTGGCCAGGCAATGTCGGGCCTGCCTACCAGATCGACTACCGCTTCGATGAAGGCTGGAAGTATCTCATCGTCAACAACACCGATCCGAAACTACGGGCGATCAAAGACGAACCGGCCGCGTTCGGAATCTGGATCTATGGCGACGACCAGCGCCTGGTGGCGCCGCGCATGCGGGTGTTCGATGCCAGCGGCCAGACCTGGCAGCCAACCTATGGAGACATCACCTGGAAAGGGTGGCGTTTCGTCCGCCTGGAACTGACTCCTTCCATCACCCATTGGGGCGGAGCGAAAGATCACGTCCTGCACTTCCCGCTGCAATGGGACCAGATCTTCCTGCTCGACAACACGTCCCGCAAAGCCACCAAAGGCACTATCTACATTGCCGCGCCGGTGGTGCTGTATTGA
- a CDS encoding DUF2306 domain-containing protein: MSTSAARLVQKSLPWLAALLILKVTAAVLLKYVDYFPPNFNSDFLRGREQTFWGSYQWAFYVHIVSGPVSLLLGLLLLSTAFRRRYPLWHRRLGRIQGLCVLLMVVPSGLWMSFYAAAGPIAATAFASLSLATGFCTASGWRAAMQRHFKEHERWMQRSYLLLCSAVFIRILGGLGTVLEVQSLWFDPIASWVCWVVPLAILEKSSVESRVSRARGGVEG; this comes from the coding sequence ATGTCGACCTCCGCCGCGAGACTGGTGCAGAAGTCTCTTCCCTGGCTGGCTGCCCTGCTAATCCTCAAGGTGACAGCGGCGGTGTTGCTGAAGTACGTCGACTACTTCCCGCCGAACTTCAACTCGGACTTCCTCCGCGGCCGTGAGCAGACGTTTTGGGGGAGTTACCAATGGGCGTTCTACGTCCACATTGTCTCCGGTCCAGTTTCTCTATTACTGGGTCTGCTCTTGCTCAGCACAGCATTTCGACGGAGATACCCGTTATGGCATCGCCGGCTGGGGCGAATTCAGGGTCTTTGCGTGCTGCTGATGGTGGTCCCCAGCGGGCTGTGGATGTCCTTCTACGCAGCGGCCGGTCCCATCGCCGCAACGGCCTTCGCCAGCCTGTCACTCGCCACCGGCTTCTGCACCGCCAGCGGTTGGCGCGCCGCGATGCAGCGCCATTTCAAGGAACACGAACGCTGGATGCAGCGCAGCTACCTGTTGCTCTGCTCGGCGGTCTTCATCCGCATCCTCGGCGGACTGGGAACGGTGCTGGAAGTGCAATCCCTATGGTTCGACCCGATCGCCTCGTGGGTATGCTGGGTGGTGCCGCTGGCGATATTGGAGAAGTCCAGTGTCGAGAGTCGAGTGTCCAGAGCCAGAGGGGGAGTTGAGGGTTGA
- a CDS encoding DUF1559 family PulG-like putative transporter → MVLLIGLALMLPALQSPREIVTKRDCSTNLRLIGLALHNYHETYGSLPPAYTVDAQGKRLHSWRTLILPFLDQQALYDKINLGKPWDDPANAEVRATTVRCYACPVAELPPGYTTYLAVVGENFCFHPTRGRKLSEITDNHHETVAVFETDKDHAVYWMAPDDGDPSLSLEFDDKLAKAHAGKIFVLMAGGSLQYLKTELTPETRKALMTIAGGETVGEF, encoded by the coding sequence GTGGTCCTCCTGATCGGTTTGGCGCTCATGCTGCCTGCTCTGCAGAGTCCGCGAGAAATCGTCACCAAGAGGGACTGCTCGACAAACCTCCGACTCATTGGCCTCGCGCTGCATAACTATCACGAGACCTATGGCTCGCTCCCTCCGGCTTACACTGTTGATGCTCAGGGAAAGCGACTGCACAGTTGGCGGACGTTGATTCTGCCATTTCTGGATCAACAGGCGTTGTACGATAAGATCAACCTCGGCAAACCCTGGGACGATCCGGCCAATGCTGAAGTGCGGGCTACAACCGTGCGGTGCTATGCCTGTCCAGTTGCCGAACTGCCCCCGGGTTACACGACCTATCTGGCAGTCGTCGGGGAAAATTTCTGCTTTCACCCAACTCGAGGGCGAAAGCTCTCTGAGATCACCGACAATCATCATGAAACAGTCGCCGTGTTTGAAACCGACAAAGACCATGCCGTTTACTGGATGGCCCCTGATGATGGTGATCCAAGCCTGTCTCTCGAGTTCGATGACAAACTGGCGAAAGCCCATGCCGGCAAGATATTCGTCTTGATGGCTGGCGGCAGCCTGCAATATCTCAAAACAGAACTCACTCCTGAAACCCGCAAGGCATTGATGACGATTGCCGGCGGGGAGACAGTTGGTGAGTTTTAG
- a CDS encoding DUF1559 family PulG-like putative transporter: MTESSDHELEADKEHWKPERSWGRFFLEYGVVAIVILILVALLLPASQSSTGSRPRSPCKNNLKQIALAIYNYSDMYGSLPPAYTVDAEGKPLHSWRTLLLPFLDQQELYDKIDLSKPWDDPANEIARNTVVRHFHCLDTKISPTQTTYLAMVGDEFCFHPTRGRRWSEIKDGMSNTVMIFETNAKHSVHWMSPTDGDPEWFLTFKEQGDFSHTGGTHIGIGDGSVRLISVSMPTTTRKALMTIAGGEEVGEY, encoded by the coding sequence ATGACAGAGTCATCTGATCACGAACTGGAGGCCGATAAGGAACATTGGAAGCCGGAGCGGTCGTGGGGCCGATTTTTTCTTGAATATGGCGTCGTTGCGATTGTCATCTTGATTCTGGTGGCACTTCTCCTTCCCGCATCGCAATCGTCTACCGGCAGTCGTCCGAGGAGCCCCTGCAAGAACAATCTCAAGCAGATTGCACTAGCGATCTACAACTACAGCGATATGTACGGATCATTGCCGCCGGCGTATACGGTCGATGCCGAAGGCAAGCCCCTGCACAGCTGGCGGACCCTGCTGCTGCCGTTTCTCGATCAGCAGGAGCTTTACGACAAAATCGATCTATCAAAACCCTGGGACGATCCGGCGAATGAAATCGCGAGAAACACCGTGGTGCGACATTTTCATTGCCTCGACACCAAAATTTCGCCGACTCAGACGACCTATCTGGCGATGGTTGGAGATGAGTTCTGTTTCCACCCCACACGCGGTCGTCGATGGTCAGAAATCAAAGATGGAATGAGCAACACGGTGATGATTTTTGAAACCAATGCGAAGCACTCCGTCCACTGGATGTCGCCAACGGATGGCGATCCAGAATGGTTTCTCACTTTCAAAGAACAGGGAGACTTTTCGCATACTGGCGGGACTCACATTGGGATCGGCGACGGCAGTGTGCGACTCATTTCCGTTTCGATGCCGACAACCACTCGCAAAGCCCTGATGACGATCGCCGGCGGTGAAGAAGTCGGAGAGTATTGA
- a CDS encoding DUF1559 domain-containing protein: protein MRLWPHHWVEYATLGLILAVLVALLLPVPNVPRGEARREQCKDNLKHIGLALHNYQEDYGSFPPAYTVDVQGNRLHSWRTLILPYLDQKPLYDKIDLNKPWDDPANAEVMSAQLAVYQCPSADLAPTQTTYLAFSGDDFCFAPTKGRAFTEITDGLPNTVMIFETDKSHAVGWGSPDDGGAELFLQCNDKTPQTHTGGSYVALADGSVRFVGMGVKLTEKTRKTLMTIAGGEELEEF, encoded by the coding sequence ATGCGTTTGTGGCCTCATCACTGGGTTGAATATGCCACGTTAGGTCTGATTCTCGCCGTGCTTGTCGCATTGCTTCTTCCCGTCCCAAATGTTCCCCGTGGAGAAGCACGACGAGAGCAGTGCAAAGATAACCTCAAGCACATCGGTCTCGCGCTGCACAACTATCAGGAGGATTACGGCTCGTTCCCACCTGCGTACACTGTCGATGTGCAAGGAAACAGGCTGCATAGCTGGCGCACATTGATTCTGCCCTATCTCGATCAGAAGCCGCTGTATGACAAAATCGATCTAAACAAACCATGGGACGACCCGGCGAATGCCGAAGTCATGTCGGCACAGTTGGCTGTCTATCAATGTCCCAGCGCTGATCTTGCCCCCACACAGACAACCTATCTGGCATTCTCAGGCGACGATTTCTGCTTTGCTCCGACCAAGGGGCGAGCTTTCACCGAGATCACCGATGGGTTGCCGAACACCGTCATGATCTTCGAAACAGACAAAAGTCACGCAGTCGGCTGGGGATCACCTGACGATGGCGGTGCCGAACTGTTTCTGCAATGCAACGACAAAACCCCTCAGACCCACACTGGCGGATCTTATGTAGCGTTGGCCGATGGCAGCGTGCGCTTCGTGGGTATGGGCGTGAAATTGACGGAGAAGACTCGGAAGACCCTGATGACGATCGCCGGTGGTGAAGAACTCGAAGAGTTTTGA